One window of Paludibacter propionicigenes WB4 genomic DNA carries:
- a CDS encoding tungsten formylmethanofuran dehydrogenase subunit C: MKKLRYNIKINAPVSKVYDVMLGISNKATYEQWTALFNPTSTYEGSWNKGSKMHFIGVDENGENGGMVSEIAENIPNRFVSIRHYGLLKADKEITEGPEVEKWACGFENYSFEEINGVSVLNVELDTPDDFEDFMNETYPLALDRLKEICEE; this comes from the coding sequence ATGAAGAAATTACGATACAACATAAAGATCAATGCACCTGTAAGCAAAGTCTATGATGTTATGCTTGGCATTAGCAATAAAGCTACTTATGAGCAATGGACAGCGTTGTTTAACCCTACATCCACTTATGAAGGTAGCTGGAATAAGGGAAGCAAAATGCATTTTATCGGAGTGGATGAAAATGGAGAAAATGGAGGAATGGTTTCGGAGATAGCAGAAAACATTCCGAACCGGTTTGTGTCAATCCGGCATTACGGCCTTTTAAAGGCTGATAAGGAAATAACCGAAGGCCCTGAAGTAGAGAAATGGGCTTGTGGATTTGAAAACTATTCATTTGAAGAAATCAATGGAGTGTCTGTGCTTAATGTTGAACTGGATACTCCCGATGATTTTGAAGATTTTATGAACGAAACTTATCCATTGGCACTCGATAGGCTTAAAGAAATATGTGAAGAATAA
- a CDS encoding M16 family metallopeptidase: protein MKKNLFRLFSVSLMLMLALQAGAQQVQPIPLDPKIRYGKLDNGLTYYIRANAEPKQRAEFFIAQNVGSILENDNQNGLAHFLEHMAFNGTKNFPGKGVISFLEKHGVKFGENINAYTALDETVYNLSDVPTIQEGVVDSALLVLHDWSSYITLDDKEIDSERGVIMEEWRTRFGADRRMWKESNKIKYPGSQYGIRDGIGDTAVIKHFKYDVIRDYYKKWYRPDLQAILVVGDIDVDKIEAKIKTLFSSIPKKENAGERPIYTVADNDKPIVALVSDKEANVTRITLEYKHEKLPAEIQLSVQGYAKGIADNLISTIIGERFNEITQQANAPFVGAMAGYGELVKSKDAFTMLAVPREGKEAEGLNALLLEAEKIKRFGFTNAELERAKTNMLKQFETSYKDRDHRKNNSLVTEYVRNFLHNEPVPGIEWEYQTIQAILPNLTVNVINQVAKSYITEKNLLVTITSPEKPTVKVPNNDQVLAAITEAGKAQLTAKAEETLNKPLVEKAPVAGKVIKKGQNPKLGTTEWTLSNGVRVIFKPTTFKQDEILLSAYSEGGLSKVKDISLLPSATLASTIVGNNGLGSYSQVDLNKILTGKVVSVQPQITNYEEGFGGKSSVNDFETMMQLVYLYYTAPRKDDNAFSALINMYRTSLANSATDPRKAFSDTINTLVTNRNPRTVIMNLNTITKVDQDKALAFFKERFANPADFTFILAGNVDPNNVKVSNAICTYLGGLKTTKVLEKFTDNNIRKPQGKVSNTFEKDMKTAKASNLVLYNGAMPYNIVNNTLVGAIGDILDIRYTESIREKEGGTYGVGVRAGISHQPIDNATLLMQFDTDPAKQAKLIGMIYDEVNEIVKNGPKTEDVQKVKQNLLKTYNENLRENGWWLNTVESYYHNQINYVDNYKNAVEAITPQSIQSTLAKLVSQGNVMEVVMKPTK, encoded by the coding sequence ATGAAAAAAAATCTTTTCAGGTTGTTTTCCGTAAGTTTGATGCTCATGCTGGCACTACAGGCCGGGGCTCAACAGGTACAACCTATTCCGCTTGATCCTAAAATACGCTATGGGAAGTTAGACAACGGTTTAACCTACTACATTCGTGCTAATGCTGAACCAAAACAACGTGCTGAGTTTTTCATTGCACAGAATGTTGGTTCTATTCTTGAAAACGATAATCAGAACGGTTTAGCGCATTTTCTTGAACACATGGCATTTAACGGCACCAAAAACTTCCCCGGAAAAGGAGTAATTAGTTTTCTTGAAAAACACGGTGTGAAATTCGGTGAAAATATTAACGCTTATACAGCTCTTGACGAAACAGTCTATAATTTATCGGATGTACCAACTATTCAAGAAGGAGTGGTTGACAGCGCATTACTTGTTTTGCACGACTGGTCGAGCTATATAACCCTTGATGATAAAGAAATTGATAGTGAACGCGGTGTTATTATGGAAGAATGGCGTACGCGTTTTGGTGCGGACCGCAGAATGTGGAAAGAATCGAACAAAATTAAATATCCCGGATCGCAATATGGAATAAGAGACGGAATAGGTGATACAGCTGTAATTAAACACTTTAAGTATGATGTCATCAGAGATTATTATAAGAAATGGTATCGTCCGGATTTGCAGGCTATTTTAGTAGTTGGAGATATCGACGTAGATAAAATTGAAGCTAAAATAAAAACTTTATTCTCTTCAATTCCAAAGAAAGAAAATGCTGGAGAACGCCCGATATACACTGTTGCAGACAATGACAAACCCATCGTAGCTTTAGTTTCTGACAAAGAGGCTAACGTAACCCGCATTACGCTTGAGTACAAGCACGAAAAACTTCCTGCCGAAATTCAGCTTTCGGTACAGGGATACGCTAAGGGTATTGCTGACAATCTGATTTCCACTATTATCGGAGAACGTTTTAACGAAATCACACAACAAGCTAATGCACCTTTTGTGGGAGCTATGGCAGGTTATGGCGAATTGGTAAAATCCAAAGATGCATTCACGATGCTGGCTGTGCCCAGAGAAGGAAAAGAAGCAGAGGGATTAAATGCATTGTTGCTTGAAGCTGAGAAAATCAAACGTTTCGGGTTTACAAACGCTGAGTTGGAAAGAGCCAAAACCAATATGCTAAAACAATTTGAAACATCCTACAAAGATCGTGATCATCGGAAAAACAACAGTTTAGTAACTGAATACGTTCGGAATTTCTTACACAACGAACCTGTTCCCGGCATAGAATGGGAGTATCAAACAATTCAGGCTATTTTGCCGAACTTAACAGTCAATGTAATTAATCAGGTAGCAAAATCATATATTACCGAGAAAAATCTGTTGGTAACTATCACCTCGCCCGAAAAACCAACTGTGAAGGTTCCAAACAACGATCAGGTTCTTGCAGCTATTACAGAAGCAGGCAAAGCTCAACTAACAGCTAAAGCAGAAGAAACACTGAATAAACCGTTGGTAGAGAAAGCACCTGTTGCTGGTAAAGTAATTAAGAAAGGACAAAACCCAAAACTTGGTACCACAGAATGGACGCTGAGCAATGGTGTACGGGTAATTTTCAAACCTACTACCTTTAAACAAGATGAAATATTGCTAAGTGCATACAGCGAAGGAGGTCTTTCCAAAGTAAAAGATATTTCGCTTCTACCTTCAGCCACATTAGCATCTACCATTGTTGGCAACAACGGATTAGGCAGCTATTCACAAGTAGATTTGAATAAAATTCTAACAGGAAAAGTAGTTAGCGTTCAACCTCAGATTACCAATTACGAAGAAGGCTTTGGAGGAAAATCTTCGGTAAATGATTTTGAAACCATGATGCAGTTGGTGTATTTATACTACACTGCTCCCCGCAAGGACGACAATGCTTTTAGCGCATTAATAAACATGTATCGCACCAGTTTGGCAAATAGTGCTACGGATCCCCGTAAAGCATTCTCCGACACTATAAACACTTTGGTTACCAACCGCAATCCGCGTACTGTAATTATGAATCTGAACACTATCACTAAGGTAGATCAGGATAAAGCATTAGCATTTTTCAAAGAACGATTTGCCAACCCAGCTGATTTTACGTTTATCTTGGCTGGAAATGTTGATCCAAACAATGTGAAAGTAAGCAATGCTATTTGTACATATCTTGGAGGTTTGAAAACAACCAAGGTACTGGAAAAATTTACGGACAACAATATACGTAAACCGCAGGGAAAAGTTTCGAATACATTCGAAAAAGATATGAAAACTGCGAAAGCAAGCAATCTGGTACTATATAACGGCGCAATGCCTTACAATATTGTGAATAACACATTGGTTGGAGCCATTGGCGATATACTGGATATACGATACACCGAATCCATTCGTGAGAAAGAAGGTGGAACCTACGGTGTAGGCGTTCGTGCAGGCATTAGCCATCAACCGATAGACAATGCAACTTTACTCATGCAATTTGATACCGATCCTGCTAAACAAGCCAAACTTATTGGAATGATTTACGATGAGGTAAACGAAATTGTGAAGAATGGCCCGAAAACAGAAGACGTTCAAAAGGTAAAACAAAACTTGCTGAAAACTTATAATGAAAATCTGAGAGAGAACGGATGGTGGTTAAACACAGTAGAAAGCTACTATCATAATCAGATAAATTATGTGGACAACTATAAAAATGCAGTAGAAGCAATCACTCCACAGTCGATTCAATCTACTTTAGCAAAATTGGTAAGCCAGGGCAACGTTATGGAAGTAGTAATGAAACCTACGAAATAA
- a CDS encoding GAF domain-containing protein yields MSEELFIPVGSGKKEIYETLLPQIAALIEGETDFIANLANITAVLKESFGWWWVGFYIVKEDVLVLGPFQGPIACTRIRLGKGVCGTAWKEEKSQFVPDVNLFPGHIACSSSSVSEIVVPVFDNQDKVIAVLDVDSERYDVLDETDVTYLEKIAKIVTKSLV; encoded by the coding sequence ATGTCAGAAGAATTGTTTATTCCTGTAGGATCAGGGAAAAAAGAGATATATGAAACCTTACTCCCGCAAATAGCAGCGCTGATAGAAGGCGAAACTGATTTTATTGCCAATCTGGCAAATATTACGGCAGTTTTAAAAGAGTCGTTTGGTTGGTGGTGGGTTGGTTTCTATATTGTGAAAGAGGATGTGTTGGTGCTTGGACCGTTTCAGGGACCAATTGCCTGTACGCGTATACGTTTAGGGAAAGGTGTTTGTGGTACAGCCTGGAAAGAAGAAAAGAGTCAGTTTGTGCCGGATGTCAATTTATTTCCGGGACATATTGCGTGTAGCAGTAGCTCTGTTTCCGAAATTGTAGTCCCGGTTTTTGACAACCAAGATAAGGTAATCGCTGTGCTGGATGTCGACAGTGAACGCTACGATGTGCTTGATGAAACAGATGTTACTTATCTCGAAAAAATAGCTAAGATTGTAACTAAATCACTTGTATAA
- a CDS encoding AMP-dependent synthetase/ligase translates to MKPTIIDLLNSSVERFAQNPFLWEKTTTEFVPTTYLETQQQAQHLAAGLIQLGIEMYDKVALLSEGRNAWIIGELGILHAGAVNVPLSIKLEESNDLIFRLIHSETKYIFVSGGQLKKIRAIIKSLPLIKKVIILDDQTEYEELEIPISKLIADGKQLLKTQPEAVQRRVEAIKPDDLANITYTSGTTADPKGIMLTHRNYTANVEQALTLMDISTSTRTLLILPLDHCFAHVAGFYSFMALGASVGTVQSGKTGMETLKNIPINIKELKPNILLSVPALAKSFKKNIEANIRAQGDMVNRLFNFALNLSYSYNKEGYNKGKGLQILKKPLIVLFDRILFKKVREAFGGNLDFFIGGGALLDIDLQRFYYAIGIPMFQGYGLSEATPIISSNGLKHHKLGSSGYLVKPLELKIYDSEGKQLPNYEKGEIVIKGENVMAGYFKNEKATAETIKDGWLHTGDMGYMDNDGFLYVVGRFKSLLISSDGEKYSPEGIEESIADNSRYIDQVVLYNNQNPYTTALIVPNKEALKRYVKEKKPQLSWDSNEAKELALNKLQKEINEYKKGGRLEGLFPERWLPSAVAVIGEPFSEQNGLVNSTMKIMRGKVEERYAARIEGLYSTGAKSIQTPENLEALK, encoded by the coding sequence ATGAAACCTACCATCATAGACTTACTCAACAGCAGTGTAGAAAGATTTGCACAAAATCCTTTTTTATGGGAAAAAACAACCACCGAGTTTGTTCCTACAACTTACCTTGAAACGCAACAACAAGCGCAACACCTGGCTGCCGGTTTAATACAGCTTGGAATAGAAATGTATGATAAAGTGGCATTGCTTTCGGAAGGTAGAAATGCCTGGATTATAGGAGAACTGGGCATACTGCATGCAGGCGCAGTGAATGTTCCCTTATCAATAAAACTCGAAGAAAGTAATGATTTGATATTCCGCCTAATTCATTCTGAAACAAAATATATTTTTGTTTCGGGCGGTCAATTGAAAAAGATACGTGCTATAATAAAGTCGCTTCCACTGATAAAGAAAGTAATCATACTTGATGACCAGACAGAATATGAGGAGCTCGAGATCCCGATAAGCAAATTGATTGCAGATGGGAAACAACTTTTGAAAACGCAGCCCGAAGCGGTACAACGCAGAGTTGAGGCAATAAAACCTGATGATCTGGCAAATATAACTTATACTTCAGGCACTACGGCCGATCCAAAGGGAATAATGCTAACACACAGAAATTACACGGCAAATGTAGAGCAAGCATTGACGCTGATGGACATTTCCACCTCTACCCGAACACTACTAATTCTTCCACTGGATCATTGCTTTGCTCATGTGGCGGGCTTCTACAGTTTCATGGCTTTAGGCGCAAGTGTTGGAACCGTTCAGAGCGGTAAAACCGGCATGGAGACATTAAAGAATATACCTATAAATATCAAAGAATTAAAACCAAATATATTGCTTAGTGTTCCAGCACTTGCTAAAAGCTTCAAAAAGAATATTGAGGCTAACATACGAGCGCAGGGAGATATGGTAAACCGCTTGTTTAACTTTGCCCTAAATCTATCTTATTCTTACAATAAAGAAGGATACAACAAAGGAAAAGGATTACAGATATTGAAAAAGCCACTTATCGTATTATTCGACAGAATATTATTCAAGAAAGTGCGCGAAGCATTTGGTGGAAATCTTGATTTCTTCATTGGAGGCGGTGCATTATTAGATATTGATCTACAGCGCTTTTATTATGCAATAGGTATTCCTATGTTTCAGGGATACGGACTGTCCGAGGCAACTCCGATCATTTCATCCAACGGGCTGAAACATCACAAACTTGGATCATCGGGCTACTTGGTAAAGCCGTTGGAACTGAAAATTTACGATTCTGAAGGAAAGCAACTTCCAAATTACGAAAAAGGGGAAATCGTGATAAAAGGCGAGAATGTCATGGCAGGATACTTTAAAAATGAAAAAGCCACTGCCGAAACGATAAAAGACGGTTGGTTACATACTGGCGATATGGGCTATATGGACAATGATGGATTTTTGTATGTAGTTGGACGATTTAAAAGTCTGCTGATATCGAGTGATGGAGAAAAATACAGTCCGGAAGGAATTGAAGAATCTATAGCTGATAACTCTCGATACATAGATCAGGTGGTGCTCTACAACAACCAGAACCCTTACACAACTGCTCTGATTGTTCCCAATAAAGAAGCGCTTAAACGCTATGTAAAAGAAAAGAAACCGCAACTAAGCTGGGATAGTAATGAAGCTAAAGAGTTAGCGCTGAATAAACTTCAGAAAGAAATAAATGAATACAAAAAGGGCGGAAGATTGGAAGGACTGTTTCCCGAACGCTGGCTTCCTTCAGCTGTAGCTGTAATTGGCGAGCCGTTCAGCGAACAAAACGGATTGGTAAACAGCACCATGAAAATAATGCGTGGTAAAGTAGAAGAACGATACGCCGCGAGAATAGAAGGCTTGTATTCCACCGGAGCAAAAAGCATACAAACTCCTGAAAACTTAGAAGCTCTAAAATAA